Proteins encoded by one window of Deinococcus radiodurans R1 = ATCC 13939 = DSM 20539:
- a CDS encoding RluA family pseudouridine synthase, whose translation MSGTPTSTLNSGYAYRTTLQRGGQRVLDFLAQEFRHSDRATWAARLAAGEVTVDGLTVRGDETLRPGQMLVWQRPPWAEPDAPLHFDVIYEDADLLAVSKPSGLPTMPGGGFLEHTLLHQVRGRWPDASPLHRLGRGTSGLVLFSLTSQAGAALLKDWRAGRVQKVYRALSAGVAEQDEYDITVPIGPVAHPRLGQVFAASTAGKTAHSRARVLERREDTTLFEVEIFTGRPHQIRIHLASLGLPLAVDPLYVSGGLPRPDALPGDLGYALHASTLTFQHPAHGAALTLSAPAPTLLSCQVTDS comes from the coding sequence ATGTCCGGCACCCCGACCTCCACCCTCAACAGCGGCTACGCCTACCGCACGACCCTGCAACGCGGCGGGCAGCGCGTGCTGGACTTTCTGGCGCAGGAGTTCCGGCACTCCGACCGGGCGACGTGGGCCGCGCGGCTGGCGGCGGGCGAAGTGACGGTGGACGGCCTGACCGTGCGCGGCGACGAGACACTGCGGCCTGGGCAAATGCTGGTCTGGCAGCGCCCGCCCTGGGCCGAACCCGACGCGCCGCTGCACTTCGACGTGATTTATGAGGACGCCGACCTACTCGCCGTGTCCAAGCCCTCGGGCCTGCCCACCATGCCGGGAGGTGGCTTTCTGGAGCACACGCTGCTGCATCAGGTGCGCGGGCGCTGGCCGGACGCTTCGCCACTGCACCGGCTGGGGCGCGGCACCTCGGGGCTGGTGCTGTTTTCGCTGACCTCGCAAGCAGGCGCGGCGTTGCTGAAGGACTGGCGGGCAGGCCGCGTGCAGAAGGTCTACCGGGCGCTGAGCGCAGGAGTAGCCGAGCAGGACGAATACGACATCACCGTACCCATCGGCCCGGTGGCGCATCCCCGGCTGGGGCAGGTCTTTGCGGCCAGCACGGCGGGCAAAACGGCTCACTCGCGGGCACGGGTGCTGGAGCGGCGGGAGGACACCACCTTATTTGAGGTCGAAATTTTCACCGGGCGGCCCCACCAGATTCGCATTCACCTCGCCTCGCTGGGGCTGCCGCTGGCGGTCGACCCGCTGTACGTCAGCGGCGGCCTTCCCCGCCCCGACGCGCTGCCGGGCGACCTGGGGTACGCGCTGCACGCCTCGACTCTGACCTTTCAGCATCCGGCACACGGCGCGGCGCTGACCCTGAGTGCGCCCGCGCCCACGCTCCTGTCTTGCCAGGTGACAGACAGCTGA
- a CDS encoding ParA family protein, producing MPKVIAITSEKGGVGKSTLAVHLTGALIERGLDAALIDEDGRVGSSLRWARRREEGLGFPVLDADEVKPKKLAALDAVLIDTEGRPRRKDLRALAERADLILIPSGPTMLELEATRELLDFFEDEGAARRVRVVLTRVPPTGQAGEQAREDLRDDGWTVCNTALRSYTVYQKAAELGALCRDVRDPRAEQAWDDVLRLSREVL from the coding sequence ATGCCGAAAGTGATTGCCATCACGTCAGAGAAAGGCGGCGTGGGCAAAAGCACGCTGGCCGTTCATCTCACGGGCGCCCTGATCGAGCGCGGGCTTGACGCTGCGCTCATCGACGAGGACGGGCGGGTGGGCAGTTCGCTGCGCTGGGCGCGCCGCCGTGAGGAGGGCCTGGGCTTTCCGGTGCTGGACGCCGACGAGGTGAAGCCCAAGAAGCTGGCCGCGCTCGACGCCGTGCTCATCGACACCGAGGGCCGGCCCCGGCGCAAGGACCTGCGGGCGCTGGCCGAGCGCGCCGACCTGATTCTGATTCCGAGCGGCCCGACCATGCTGGAACTGGAAGCCACCCGCGAGCTGCTGGACTTTTTCGAGGACGAGGGCGCCGCCCGTCGGGTGCGGGTGGTTCTGACCCGCGTGCCCCCCACTGGGCAGGCCGGCGAGCAAGCGCGCGAAGACCTGCGCGACGACGGCTGGACCGTATGCAACACGGCGCTGCGTTCGTACACCGTCTACCAGAAAGCCGCCGAGCTGGGCGCCCTGTGCCGCGACGTGCGCGACCCCCGCGCCGAACAGGCCTGGGACGACGTGCTGCGGCTCTCGCGGGAGGTGCTGTGA
- the gluQRS gene encoding tRNA glutamyl-Q(34) synthetase GluQRS, with product MTVTGRFAPSPTGAMHLGNARTALLAWLHSRALGGRHLLRFEDLDTGRVRGWAYDLTRRDLEWLGLDWDEEFRQSERLDLYAAALAGLDTYPCTCTRKEVLAAIADSAGAPHGEEAVYPGTCRPGSVHPERPAARRWRVPEAESCVTDALSGDTLCQWLPRDVGDFVLQRNDGVYAYHLAVVVDDALMGVTDVLRGADLWTASPRQAALHRALGFTPPRFLHVPLLSNYRGERLAKRGGAPPLSEWREHGEAPGRVLADLAHTLPWPGFQAVPEEVTAPELLPLWGDVLAERPGT from the coding sequence ATGACCGTCACGGGCCGCTTTGCTCCCAGTCCCACCGGGGCCATGCACCTGGGCAACGCCCGCACCGCGCTGCTGGCGTGGCTGCACTCGCGCGCGCTCGGCGGGCGGCACCTGCTGCGTTTCGAAGACCTCGACACTGGCCGGGTGCGAGGCTGGGCCTACGACCTGACCCGGCGCGACCTGGAGTGGCTGGGGCTCGACTGGGACGAGGAATTCCGGCAGTCCGAACGTTTGGACCTTTACGCGGCGGCGCTGGCAGGGCTGGACACCTACCCCTGCACCTGCACTCGCAAGGAAGTACTGGCGGCCATCGCAGACAGCGCAGGCGCCCCCCACGGTGAGGAAGCGGTCTACCCCGGCACCTGCCGCCCCGGCAGTGTTCACCCCGAGCGCCCCGCCGCCCGGCGCTGGCGGGTGCCCGAGGCCGAGAGCTGCGTGACCGACGCCCTGAGCGGCGACACGCTGTGCCAGTGGCTGCCGCGTGACGTGGGCGACTTTGTGCTGCAACGCAACGACGGGGTGTACGCCTACCACCTCGCCGTGGTGGTGGACGACGCGCTGATGGGCGTGACCGACGTGCTGCGCGGCGCCGACCTGTGGACCGCCAGTCCCCGGCAGGCCGCGCTGCACCGGGCACTGGGGTTCACGCCGCCGCGTTTCCTGCACGTGCCGCTGCTCAGCAACTACCGGGGCGAACGCCTCGCCAAACGGGGCGGTGCGCCTCCGCTCAGCGAGTGGCGCGAGCACGGTGAGGCGCCGGGGCGGGTGCTCGCGGACCTCGCCCATACGCTGCCCTGGCCCGGCTTTCAGGCGGTGCCGGAGGAGGTCACGGCGCCAGAGCTGTTACCGCTGTGGGGAGACGTGCTGGCAGAACGGCCCGGCACCTGA
- the glgC gene encoding glucose-1-phosphate adenylyltransferase — MKPRVLGMILAGGQGSRLAPLTQKRSKPAVPFGSKYRIIDFAINNFINSGMFSVYVLTQYKAQSLTEHIQRGWRFGTFLSDYFITLVPAQMYRFEELGDAWYRGTADAVYQNMHLIDNFEADYVAIFSGDHIYKMNVEHMLEKHIETRADVTIAAYPMPQSQAHQFGVMQVDERWRVTEFHEKVPDPPTIPGQADLSLTSMGNYIFSRRALEELLEASISGQETGYDFGHNVIPRALSDGYHVQAYDFHKNPIPGQERPNTYWRDVGTLDAYFEANMDLVSVNPEFDIYNPEWPLRTSSEFSPPAKFVHESEGRKGQAFNSIMAGGAIISGGTVRDSVLGRNVRTHSYSLVESCVLFDDVQVGRHSHLRRVIVDKDVVIPPGTTIGLNREHDEQRGFTVTEHGVVVVPKGYVF; from the coding sequence ATGAAACCACGTGTTCTCGGCATGATTCTCGCGGGTGGTCAGGGCTCGCGCCTGGCCCCGCTGACGCAGAAACGGTCCAAGCCCGCCGTGCCGTTTGGCAGCAAATACCGCATCATCGACTTCGCCATCAACAACTTCATCAACTCGGGCATGTTCTCGGTCTACGTGCTGACCCAGTACAAGGCGCAGAGCCTCACCGAGCACATTCAGCGCGGCTGGCGCTTCGGCACCTTCCTGAGCGACTACTTCATCACGCTCGTGCCGGCGCAGATGTATCGCTTCGAGGAACTCGGCGACGCCTGGTACCGGGGCACCGCCGACGCCGTGTACCAGAACATGCACCTCATCGACAACTTCGAGGCCGACTACGTGGCGATTTTTTCCGGTGACCACATCTACAAGATGAACGTGGAACACATGCTGGAAAAACACATCGAGACGCGGGCCGACGTGACCATCGCCGCTTACCCAATGCCGCAGTCGCAGGCGCACCAGTTCGGCGTGATGCAGGTGGACGAGCGCTGGCGCGTGACCGAGTTCCACGAGAAGGTGCCCGACCCGCCCACCATCCCCGGTCAAGCCGACCTGAGCCTGACGAGCATGGGCAATTACATCTTCAGCCGCCGGGCGCTCGAAGAACTGCTCGAAGCCAGCATCAGCGGGCAGGAAACCGGCTACGACTTCGGCCACAACGTGATTCCGCGTGCGCTCTCCGACGGCTACCACGTCCAGGCCTATGACTTCCACAAAAATCCCATCCCCGGTCAGGAGCGTCCCAACACCTACTGGCGCGACGTGGGCACGCTCGACGCCTACTTCGAGGCGAACATGGACCTCGTGTCGGTCAACCCCGAGTTCGACATCTACAACCCCGAGTGGCCGCTGCGCACCAGCAGCGAATTCTCGCCGCCCGCCAAGTTCGTGCACGAGTCCGAGGGCCGCAAGGGGCAGGCGTTCAACTCCATCATGGCCGGGGGCGCCATCATCAGCGGCGGCACCGTGCGCGACAGCGTGCTCGGGCGCAACGTCCGCACCCACTCCTACTCGCTGGTCGAAAGCTGCGTTCTGTTCGACGACGTGCAGGTGGGCCGGCACTCGCACCTGCGCCGCGTCATCGTAGACAAGGACGTGGTGATTCCGCCCGGCACCACCATCGGCCTGAACCGCGAGCACGACGAGCAGCGCGGCTTCACCGTCACCGAGCACGGCGTGGTCGTGGTGCCCAAGGGGTACGTGTTCTGA